The DNA sequence CGCCACGTTGGCCCGCCCCGTGCCCACCATGTAGACGCTGTGCCGCTCCCTCAGGCTCTTGACCTGTTTCGGCGTCAGGCCGGTGTAGGAAAACATCCCGCGTTGTACACCAATGTGGGCGAATCGTTCGCGCAAACCGTGGGGTTCGAGGGCTTCCAGCAGACCGCTGCGTAATTGCGCGATGCGCAAGCGCATGGCCTGCACTTCGTCGGCCCACAGGCTTTTGAGTTCCGGGTTGCCGAGGATCGTCGCCACCACTGCAGCGCCGTGATCGGGCGGTGTCGACCATAGGTTACGGGCGATGTTTGCCAGTTGGCTGCGGATGTCCACCAGCTTCTCGGCATCCCGGGCGCAGACGATCAGCGCGCCGGTGCGGTCGCGGTACAGGCCAAAGTTCTTCGAGCAGGAACTGGTGATCAGGACTTCCGGCAGCGCATCAGCAAACAACCGAACCGCCCAGGCGTCTTGCTCCAGTCCGTCGCCAAAGCCCTGGTAGGCAAAGTCGATCAGCGGCAGCAAACCACGGCTGCGCACCACCTCCAGCACCTGGCGCCATTGATCATGGGACAGGTCGAAGCCGGTGGGGTTGTGGCAGCAAGCGTGCAGTAGCACCACATCGCCTTTCGGCGCCTGGTCCAGGGTCGCCAGCATCGCCTCGAAATCGAGGCGATTGTCGGCACCCACGTAGGGGTAGTGACTGGCCTTGACGCCGGCAGCGGCAAAGATGGTTTCGTGGATCGGCCAGGTCGGGTTGCTTAGCCAGACGCCCCGGCCCGGCAGGCACTGGGCGATGAAGTCGGCACTCAGGCGCAGGGCACCGGTGCCCCCCGCCGTCTGGGTCGCACCGACGCGCTTTTCGCTGATCAGCGTTGAATCGGCACCCAGCACCAGTTCATTGAGCAACTGGCCGAACGCCGCATCGCCGTGCCCGCCGATGTAGGTCTTGGTGGTCTGGCGATCCACCAACCGCTGCTCGGCCTGCTTCACTGACTGAAGAATCGGTGTCAGGCCCTGGGCGTCTTTATAGACGCCCACGCCCAGGTCGAACTTGCTCGGATTGGTGTCCGCCCCGTAGGCCTCCATCAGGCCGAGGATCGGGTCGCCGGGCACCCGGCCGATGGCATCGAAATGCATTACTTGCGGCCCTCGGCGGTCTTGGCCACGTCATCGGTGCGGGCGGCCATGATGAAATCGTTGCGATGCAGGCCCTTGATGGAGTGGCTCCACCAGGTCACGGTGACTTTGCCCCACTCGGTGAGCAGGCCAGGGTGATGACCTTCGGCCTCGGAGATTTCACCGACGGCGTTGGTGAATGCCAGGGCGTGCTTGAAATTCTTGAACAGGAATACTTTTTCCAGCTGCATCACGCCGTCACGCACTTCGATGTTCCAGTCCGGGATCTGCTTGATCAGTAGCGGCAGTTCTTCGTCGCTGACTTGCGGGGCGTCGGCGCGGCAGGCTTCGCAATGGGCTTGGTTCAGAGTGTTCATCAATGTGTTCCTGGATCGAATATTGGAAAAACGTCGATGCACCCACGCTAAAGCAAAGCTGCGCTGTGCAACAGACTCAATTGAGATCAAAAGCTGCGGTTCACGCGGCTTTTGGTGGAAATTTCGGTGTATGCAAGCCCAATTCCCGACCGCGCTTGACCATGCCCATGATGTCTTCATGAGCCAGGTCGAACAGGCGCTTGAGTTCA is a window from the Pseudomonas brassicacearum genome containing:
- a CDS encoding amino acid aminotransferase — encoded protein: MHFDAIGRVPGDPILGLMEAYGADTNPSKFDLGVGVYKDAQGLTPILQSVKQAEQRLVDRQTTKTYIGGHGDAAFGQLLNELVLGADSTLISEKRVGATQTAGGTGALRLSADFIAQCLPGRGVWLSNPTWPIHETIFAAAGVKASHYPYVGADNRLDFEAMLATLDQAPKGDVVLLHACCHNPTGFDLSHDQWRQVLEVVRSRGLLPLIDFAYQGFGDGLEQDAWAVRLFADALPEVLITSSCSKNFGLYRDRTGALIVCARDAEKLVDIRSQLANIARNLWSTPPDHGAAVVATILGNPELKSLWADEVQAMRLRIAQLRSGLLEALEPHGLRERFAHIGVQRGMFSYTGLTPKQVKSLRERHSVYMVGTGRANVAGIDATRLDLLAEAIADVCK
- a CDS encoding 4a-hydroxytetrahydrobiopterin dehydratase produces the protein MNTLNQAHCEACRADAPQVSDEELPLLIKQIPDWNIEVRDGVMQLEKVFLFKNFKHALAFTNAVGEISEAEGHHPGLLTEWGKVTVTWWSHSIKGLHRNDFIMAARTDDVAKTAEGRK